The Oxalobacteraceae bacterium OTU3CINTB1 genome includes a window with the following:
- a CDS encoding S9 family peptidase has product MRITLLMALAACSIAGRAAQAEPLTIEQAVDPTGTLAVSLSPDGKHLASIIYNGTNHGLLLHDTADMSAKLLSFGRRVQEGFWNFHKAPRNVTWVGNDLLAVDYGVEAETINLHGKKVAEVGQSVIGPAEGGNLSSTKLLVYTDVDDGDMALTDGRSGESRQFKYPKGKLIQAAFDPKGELRAVTVVNSEFWRDASTVTNWYKPSAGTAWQKLADFKVTDEYWLPVYVPDEPDTIVVSSRLGRDTYALFNFNTRRLAFGDMLAGHPTQDILSVGGIDQGAFERVTTRGMRPQDIWFDPGWSGVQRAVDVALPNRGNRLSGDPKGKVLVSSSSDQDAGSWYLLDMQSKALRLVARRQPASADADLRPMEIIAYAAGDGTQVPAFLTRPAAKPDAAAGAGPLVVLIHGGPTARDYWGWNAEVQLLAARGYAVFQPQFRGSSGFGRRFEQAGFGQWGLAMQDDITAGVRYLVDQKIADPKRICIVGASYGGYAALWGLVKTPELYRCGVSFAGVADIGFMFNDSSDRVGNKVTRQHMLARIGDVRSNKEQFDQVSPLKHADRIVAPVLLMHGEDDERVPIAHSKKMRKALELHGKKVEWLAFEEEGHGLRFIRNEKAYYEKLLAFLDKYIGAPAAARP; this is encoded by the coding sequence GTGCGTATCACTTTACTCATGGCGCTTGCCGCCTGTAGCATTGCCGGCCGCGCTGCGCAAGCTGAACCGCTAACGATCGAACAAGCCGTCGACCCGACGGGCACGCTTGCCGTCAGCCTCTCTCCCGACGGAAAACATCTCGCCAGCATCATTTACAACGGCACCAACCATGGACTGCTGCTGCACGACACGGCTGATATGTCTGCGAAGCTATTGTCGTTCGGGAGGCGTGTGCAGGAAGGGTTCTGGAATTTTCACAAGGCGCCGCGAAATGTCACTTGGGTCGGCAACGATTTGCTGGCGGTGGACTACGGCGTCGAGGCGGAAACCATTAATCTGCACGGTAAAAAGGTCGCGGAAGTGGGGCAGTCGGTGATCGGCCCGGCCGAGGGCGGCAACCTTTCGTCCACCAAGCTGTTGGTCTACACGGACGTGGATGACGGCGACATGGCGCTAACCGACGGGCGCAGCGGCGAAAGCAGGCAATTCAAGTACCCGAAAGGCAAGCTGATTCAAGCGGCGTTCGACCCCAAGGGCGAGCTGCGCGCGGTGACGGTCGTCAATTCGGAATTCTGGCGCGACGCGTCGACCGTGACCAATTGGTACAAGCCGTCGGCCGGCACGGCATGGCAAAAGCTGGCCGACTTCAAAGTCACGGACGAGTACTGGTTGCCCGTGTACGTGCCCGATGAACCTGACACCATCGTCGTATCGAGCCGTCTCGGCCGCGATACTTACGCGCTCTTCAATTTCAACACCAGGCGGCTGGCCTTCGGCGACATGCTGGCCGGCCATCCGACCCAGGATATCCTGTCCGTCGGCGGCATCGATCAGGGCGCGTTCGAGCGGGTCACCACGCGTGGCATGCGGCCGCAGGACATCTGGTTCGACCCCGGATGGAGCGGCGTGCAACGCGCGGTCGATGTCGCCTTGCCGAACCGGGGCAACCGCCTTAGCGGCGATCCCAAGGGGAAGGTGCTGGTCTCTTCCTCCAGCGATCAGGATGCCGGTAGCTGGTATCTGCTCGACATGCAAAGCAAGGCGCTACGACTGGTGGCGCGCAGGCAGCCGGCCTCCGCCGACGCCGACCTGCGCCCCATGGAAATCATCGCTTACGCGGCCGGCGACGGCACTCAAGTCCCAGCGTTCCTGACCCGTCCGGCTGCCAAGCCAGATGCTGCGGCGGGGGCGGGCCCGCTGGTGGTTCTGATACACGGCGGTCCCACGGCGCGCGACTATTGGGGCTGGAACGCCGAGGTGCAGTTGCTGGCGGCGCGCGGCTACGCCGTGTTCCAGCCGCAGTTTCGCGGCTCGAGCGGCTTTGGCCGGCGCTTCGAACAGGCCGGGTTTGGCCAGTGGGGATTGGCGATGCAGGACGACATCACCGCCGGCGTGCGCTACCTGGTCGACCAGAAGATCGCCGATCCCAAGCGCATCTGCATCGTCGGCGCCAGCTATGGCGGCTACGCGGCGTTGTGGGGGCTGGTTAAAACGCCGGAGCTGTATCGGTGCGGGGTCAGCTTCGCCGGCGTCGCCGATATCGGGTTCATGTTCAACGACAGTTCCGACAGGGTGGGCAACAAGGTCACGCGGCAGCACATGCTGGCTCGCATTGGCGATGTCCGGTCGAACAAGGAGCAGTTCGACCAGGTCTCGCCACTGAAGCACGCCGACCGCATCGTCGCGCCGGTATTGCTGATGCATGGAGAGGACGATGAGCGGGTTCCGATTGCGCACAGCAAAAAAATGCGGAAGGCGCTGGAGCTGCACGGCAAAAAGGTCGAGTGGCTGGCCTTTGAGGAGGAGGGGCACGGCTTGCGTTTCATCCGCAACGAAAAGGCCTACTACGAAAAGTTGCTGGCCTTCCTGGATAAATACATCGGGGCGCCTGCGGCGGCGCGGCCCTAG